A single genomic interval of Hevea brasiliensis isolate MT/VB/25A 57/8 chromosome 4, ASM3005281v1, whole genome shotgun sequence harbors:
- the LOC131179068 gene encoding gibberellin 3-beta-dioxygenase 1-like, translated as MSTLSEVYAQYPLKVDDIIPLDFDSVVTVPDSHAWPISDGFESNDWLSIPTIDLKDPDAAKLIGHACETWGVFQVVNHDIPLNLLDEVESEARQLFSLPTTQKLKALRSPGGVTGYGLARISSFFNKFMWHEGFTIIGSPLDHARELWPNDYQKFCDIMVDGQKKMEELAITIMHNILEYLAVSEEEMKWLGSPEVASTALQLNSYPLCPDPNRAIGLAPHTDNSLFTILHQRISGLQIFKEGVGWGFVQPVTGALVVNVGDLLHILSNARFPSVVHRVVMKEAKQRFSVAFFYSPPADFNLDPLGLSFGQIPLYRSVTVAEYFGRKAKDLEKALASIRI; from the exons ATGAGCACTCTCTCTGAAGTCTACGCACAATATCCTCTCAAAGTCGACGATATCATCCCTTTAGACTTTGATTCTGTCGTTACTGTGCCTGATTCTCATGCTTGGCCTATCTCCGATGGCTTTGAGTCCAATGACTGGTTATCTATACCCACGATTGACCTCAAGGACCCAGATGCAGCTAAGCTAATAGGACATGCATGTGAGACATGGGGTGTATTCCAAGTTGTGAACCATGATATTCCATTGAACCTACTCGATGAAGTTGAGTCTGAGGCTCGTCAGCTTTTCTCTCTTCCGACTACACAAAAGCTCAAGGCCTTAAGGTCTCCTGGTGGAGTCACCGGATACGGCTTAGCTCGAATATCGTCGTTTTTCAACAAGTTTATGTGGCATGAAGGGTTCACTATCATTGGTTCTCCTTTGGATCATGCCAGAGAACTATGGCCCAATGACTATCAGAAATTTTG TGACATAATGGTGGACGGACAAAAGAAAATGGAGGAGCTAGCCATAACAATAATGCATAATATTCTGGAGTACTTAGCCGTGTCAGAAGAAGAAATGAAGTGGCTTGGTTCACCTGAAGTTGCCAGCACTGCTTTGCAGCTGAACTCTTATCCATTGTGCCCAGACCCCAATCGAGCCATTGGTCTAGCTCCTCACACAGACAATTCCCTCTTCACCATACTGCACCAGAGGATCAGCGGCCTACAAATATTCAAAGAAGGAGTTGGATGGGGTTTTGTACAACCAGTCACTGGGGCACTTGTAGTGAACGTTGGTGATCTCTTACACATCCTCTCAAATGCTAGGTTTCCAAGTGTTGTTCATCGTGTGGTGATGAAAGAGGCTAAACAAAGGTTTTCTGTGGCTTTCTTCTATTCCCCGCCTGCTGATTTCAATCTAGATCCTCTGGGTTTGAGTTTTGGCCAAATTCCTCTATACCGCTCtgtgacagtggctgaatactTTGGCAGGAAGGCCAAGGACCTTGAAAAAGCACTTGCTTCGATTAGAATTTAG